The DNA segment CCGATTCTCGGCGTCGGTTTCCTCGGCGCGCTTCTCCATCCAATCGCGCCCGAGATGGCGGCAGGGCTGGTGGGATTGCTGGATTGGCCGGTTGCCGGACTCAGCATGGCTACGACCCTTTTTGCGCGAGTGCCGGGCGGTGCCATCGAAGGCCTGGCTCCCTGGCCCGCGTGGGCGATCGGCATCTACTACCTGATTCTCCTTTCCGGACGTTGGATGCGATTGCGCCGCCACTTCAGCCCGGTTGATGGGGCGTGGTCGGTTGGGCTCACTGCGATCTTCGCGCTGGTCTTCCTCATCTGGTTTCCGTTGCTGCAGCCGATCGATCGCACGGCCCGCGTCACGTTTCTGGACGTCGGGCAGGGCGATGCGGTTCTTGTAGAAACGGGGGACGGAGTCACGATGCTTGTCGATGCCGGGCCGGAGCGCGGCCAGTCGCTTGTGCGGGAGCTACGGGCCATCGGCGTCGATCATCTGGATACGCTTGTCCTGACGCATGCGGATGCGGATCACGTTGCGGGGGCACCGGCGCTGATGGACGCCTTCCCAGTCGGGCGCCTCGTTGTCGGCGGCAGTCTCGCAACGACGAAGTCATGGGTTTCCGTTGCCGAATCCGTCGACCGCCATCGAATCCCCGTCGTGCAAGTGTCGCGAGGCGATGTCTTGCATCTCTCGTCGGGGATTCAAGCGGATGTGCTGCATCCTACGGCGGAGTTCCTCGACGAAGGCGATGAACGAAACGCCGCCTCTGTTGTCCTCCGCGTGTCGGTGGGGGAGACGTCCTTCCTGCTGACCGGCGATGCGGACTTTGACTCCGAGTCGGACATGCTCGCCCATTTGCCTGAAGCCAATCTGCGTTCCGTTGTTCTGAAGGCCGGGCATCACGGCTCCGCATCATCGACATCCATGCCATTCCTTGGGACGGTGCGCCCGGCCCACGCTGTGATCAGTTGCGGGCGGAATAACCGCTATGGTCATCCCGCGCCGGAAGCACTCGCGCGACTGCAAGAAATGGGAGTCCGCATCTGGCGAACCGATCGCCAGGGAACGCTGTCTTTTGAATCGGATGGGGAGCACTTGTGGGTGCGTGTCGAGCGGCTGACGGACGCCGAACCGCTAATCGCCTCGTGGAGCAAGTGAGTCCGAGACCTACTGCTGGACCTGAAGGATCTCCAGCTTCTCGCCGGGCTTGATCAGGCGATACTCGCGTCGGGCGCCGAGTTCGATGGAATCGATGTGGGTTCGCAGGGCCGTCACCTGGTTCTCCAGGACCTTCTGCTGCAGATCGACGGCTTCCAGGTTCTCTCGGGCCTCCGCGTAATGGACCTTCGCACGATGCATATCGGTCAACGACGGCGCGAGCAGCAGCGAGAAGGCTCCCACAGCCAGGAGCAGGGCAAGCGTCGCCCAAATCACCAATCGCCACCGCATCATTGTCGCAGACTGCCTCCATCGAGTGTCCCCGACTGTGGCGCTCTCTCTGGCAACACTGTCAAGATCGAAGCACCGAATCGCATCGACCCCCTCGGCAACCCTCACCTATGCAATTATCCCGACTGCCACAACTTCCGTCGCGATGATACCAACCCTCCCACGCCTGACGAGCATGAGGAGTGAGTGGTGCACCAAGCCTTGGATAGACGGCTGTCCTGAAAGGGCTCTGCCCACCATTCGCCGGTGGGCAGAGCTCCCGGCAGCCTGCTTCAGAAGGTGAAATCCGTTGACAAACCATCACTTCCAAATGGCACCCTACCCCATTACTCACGGGGTTCCAGACCGCATCCATTCGATGGAGAGGGCGTTGGCTCGATGCGGTTATGCATCCGATGGGATTCGGGAATGCAAATGGATCGACCCTAAGGCCCAAAGTGGAGGAAGTCCCCCATGTTGCGTAAAGCGTGGCGCCGATCGGCGTTGACGATACTCGTGGTGGTTGCTGCTGCGGCAGCCGTCGCGGGTCAGACCATCACACTCAAACCGACATTGACAAAGGAAGGCATCGAGCAGGGCATCAAGTTGCCCGAGATGCAAGTCACCTCCAACCGTGTCCCCAGCTCAATTTCCGTTGGGGACTTCTACATGGTGGACGGCAAGTCCGTTCAACTGGAACGCGCCGACAGCGAGATCGCCATCCAGTATGGCAGTCGCGCCTCCCTCGAGAAACACTATCCCGCACTGGAGTCATCCCGGGCTCTTGGCGACTTCGATACCGTTGGTCGCTTTCACCCGAAGGGCGTTGCCATCGTGCAAGATCGCCCCGGCGGTAAAGGGATGAAGGCTCGCGGGGCCGCGGAACTGAAGGCACTCGCCGAGGCTCAGCCGGGCGTCGAGTTCGTCCTGCCGGTCTATGTGAATCCGACGGACAAGAAGCGGATGATCGCCACCGACGAGCTTTCGATATGCCTGGAGAAGGGCTCCAGCACGGACTTGCTCGAGAAGGGTCTCGCACGGATTGGCGGCGTGATCTTCGAGAAGTCCAGCGCCGACTACGCTGATATTTATCACGCCCGCCTGGACAATCCGCTCAGGAACTCCCCGCTGGACGTCAGCGTCGAGATCTCGAGCTGGCCAGGAGTGGAATGGGCAGAGCCCAACTTCATTCGCGAAATGGAGTTTTATTACACACCCAACGACCCGTTATTCTCCCAGCAGCAATACCTGCATAACACAGGTGCGAACGGCGCGGTCAGCGATGCGGATATCGACGCGCCGGAAGCATGGGACACGACGACCGGAAGTTCCTCGATCGTGATCGCCATCATCGATGACGGCGTGGACGAGTCCCATACGGACATGAACTTCGACGCCAATGGTTACGATTTCTACAACAGCGACAGCGATCCAAGCCCCACCGGAACGGATGGACACGGCACCGGTTGTGCGGGCGTTGCGGCGGCGATTGGAAACAACAGCTACCGCACGGCTGGAACGGCCCCAGGCTGTACAATCCTTGCGGTCAAGGTGGCCGATGGTAGTTTCGGAACAAATACCATCATCGCAAACGGCATCGACCACGCGGCGACTTACGCTGACGTTCTCAGCAACAGTTGGGGCGGCGGCTCAAGCAGCAGCGAGATCAACACAGCCATCACGAATGCGGCGACGAACGGGCGTGGCGGACTCGGCTGCCCGGTGTTCTTCGCCAGTGGCAACTCCGCCAGCACGTGGTACCAAGGCGGTGGGCGTTACCGCTTCTCGACCAGCGGCTTGGTTGGCGACTTCTATTACGCATTCCGCTATCTGAAAGATGTTAACACTTCCTCTGGTTCCGACCTGGCCCGCGTTGACAATGTCTGCCTGATCGGTTCCGACGAGTACACGCACACTTGGCGCCAGGACTTTGAAGGATCATTCCCTCCGACCGGATGGACGTTGGCGAACAGCGGCAGCACGAACAACTGGTATCGGAGTTCAACGGATGCCCTTGTTGGAACGGGCGGGACGTACTCCGCCACTTCCGGATCGATCAGCGATAGTCAGTGGTGCGAGTTGCGTACACCATTGATGACCTTGACAGGTGCGGAGACCTTCGCTTTTGCGGCCAGCGTCTCTTCCGAGTACAACTATGATGGCCTCCAGGTCTACGTCTACGACAGTAGCTGGGGTCAGCTCGGATACTACGGTCTTCTCAGTGGCGTTCCTTCCGTCAATACGGCCGTATCCTATCCCGCCAGTCAGGCCGATGCGATCGCAGTCGGCTCGGCGACCGACAACGACTACCGCAGTTCATATAGCGAATATGGTTCGAATCTCGACTTCGTTGCCCCGAGTAACGGCGGCTGGAATGACGTCTGGACACTCGATCCGACAGGAACTGTCGGCTGGACGAGCACCGACTATAAGCCGAACTTCGGCGGTACCTCTTCGGCTTCCCCGACGGCGGCTGGTGTGGCCGCGCTGATGCTTTCCGCCAACGGCGCCCTGACCGGGTCGCAGGTGCGGACTTACATGCGCGATAGCTGCGATGAAATTGGCGGCGTGACTTACGTCGGCGGATTCCACAACGAGTACGGCTACGGACGCATCAACGCGAATGCGGCAGTTGCTCTCGCACTTGCCGCTCCCAGCCCGACGCCCACTCCAACTCCATTCTGCGATGCAATTCCCTACACCGAGGGATTCGAAGCAGGTGCAGTCGGGGCCGAGTGGACCATCTCCGGCACCAATACCTATCGGACCCAGGTCACCACGGCGAATACACCCAACAGTGGCTCTTACCATCTGACGATGGACTCGACCACCAACGGGTCTTACGCACGCAATGAGGCGACTCTGTGCGTCGATCTCGCCGGTTACGAGAATGTTGTCGTGCAGTACTACGCCAAAGAATTTGGCGATGAAGCCGACTCGACGACCAGCCCGTTCACTGGTGGAGCCGACTTCGATGGTCTCGCGATGAGCGGCGATGGCGGAACGACCTGGTATGTGATTAATGATCATACTACGCTGGGTTCCAGCTACGCACTGCAGACGGTCGATCTGGACGCCGCGATTGCTTCCGCCGGGATTTCCTACTCGTCCGAATTCAAGCTCCGCTGGAACCAGTACGATAACTACCAAATCACGACCGACGGTGTCGCTTTTGACGACATCAGCATTACGGGCAATGTGATCCAGACGCCGACACCAACGCCAACTCCTTCCGACACTCCCACAGCGACCCCATCTGATACGCCGAGCCCGACGCCTTCCGACACGCCGTCTCCTACGCCATCGGACACGCCGAGCCCGACCCCGTCGGATACGCCGTCGCCAACGCCTTCGGCGACGCCGTCACCGACACCGGTGCCGGTGCCCGGCGATGAAGACGGCGATGGAGAGGTTCACCTGCTCGAGTTGAACGCCGTTCTACTTGGGTTCCGTGGCCTTGGTGCGGTGCCGGCCAGTGCCGACATCGACCCGACCGATGGCGTGATCAGTCTGGCTGAATTGAATGCCGTCATCCTGGCTTATCGCGCAACGCCGTAGTAAGTCGTGAAGTAAGAATGTTCGATATTATTTGGCCGCCGGGTTGACTCGGCGGCCAAATGTTTGCTACTCCATGTACTGTTATACTCAAAATCCGGCTGAGAACTGCCAATCCGCCGGATTGCTGCGTTTGGACGTCCTGCTTTGTCCCCAGGTCAGGTGACTTGTTCCTGGTCATGGTGGAGGGTACTTTTTCGAGCTGCCGAGGACAGCCGCTGGACGAACGGAGGCTAGCAACACTCAAGGCACACCTTTGAGGAGGTATTCCCCCATGCCGCAACGAGACTTCAGAAAGCTGGCGATCGGTCTGTTCGCAACCGTTGGCCTCGCCGCATCACTGGCCCTGGCGGTCGATCCATCCTACATCGATCCCGAGGCTGGAACCGTCATCAAGGACCAACGCGAAACAGCCCAACCCGACTGGGTGGCAGAAATGCTCGCCCGGCCGCACGATTCCAAGAAGATCGCCCGCGATAACGGCGTGGACTGGTGTCAGACAGAGGCCCACTTCCTCCGCGACAACCACATGACCGAAGCCCTCCGTGCCTGCGCCACCGAAGGTCCCTGCGATACCCCGGCAACCCGTGATGGCTACATTCCCGGTCCCGGCGATCCGGTCCGCGTGATTAATGTGAGATTCCACGTGTTCCGTCGCGATAATGGATCCGGCGCCACGGCCACCGCGCAGGATTGCGCCGACCAGATCGCGCAGATGAACGCCGATTACGGTCCGTACAACATTCAATTCGCCTACACCTACGGGTTCGTCGACGACACCACCTATCGCGATTTCGCCGATTCGGAAGAGATCGCGATGAAGAATGCCTACGCAGACAGTCCGAGCACGCAGCTCAACGTCTACGTGGTAAACATCCAGGCCGGCTACCTCGGCGTGGGAACGTTCGCCTGGGAGCCCGACGCGCTTTCGGCTCAGGGCGGTCTCATCGTCGATGACAACTACTTCGGCGCTGGCGAAAAGACGATGACCCACGAGGTGGGACACTGCCTCGGCCTGTGGCACACGCACCATGGCGTCAGCGAAGTCACTGCCTGCTCCGATTGTTGGGAGCGCGCCGATGGCTTGAACGGCGACACAACCGGCGACTTCTGCGATGATACGCCCCCGACGCCAGTGAACTACAACTGCGCCGATCCGGGCGGTACTGATTCCTGCAGCGGCGTGGCCTGGGGAACGACGGCTCCCGAGAACTACATGGGATACGCGGACGATGCGTGCTACTCTGAGTTCACCCCGAAGCAAGCCGGCCGTATGCACTGCTGGATCGCCTCGACGCTCTGGAGTTGGGATTCGACGGCTCCATCGCCGACGCCGAGCCCGACGCCTTCTCCGACGCCGACTCCAGGTCCCGGCCAGCCGCAGTATTGCCAGTCGCCGAGTCTTCCGCTCGTCGATGGCGGCAGCACCTTCACCGAATTCACCATTCTGGACAATGGCATCATCAGCGACCTCGATGCTTATGTGAACCTGGACCACAGCTACATTGGCGATCTGACGTTGACGCTGACGCACGTCGACACCGGCACGGCCGTCGTGATCATTGATCGCCCGGGCTACACCACCAGCGGGTATGGGTGTGCCGGGTCGGATATCGTGGCGACATTAGATGACGAAGCCGGCAGCCCCGTCGAAGACCAGTGCGATACTGGCACGACAGCGATCTTCGGCACCTTCTCGCCCAACAATCCGCTGAGCGCCTTTGACGGCGAGGATATCAACGGCACCTGGCGTTTGACCATCGCGGATGCGGTGACGCCGGACTCCGGTATCCTGAACGAGTGGTGTCTGAATGTGACCTACTCATCGGTGACACCGACTCCGACGCCGACGGATACCCCATCGCCGACGCCAACCGATACCCCGAGCCCGACACCTTCGGATACGCCCAGTCCAACGCCTTCGGACACACCAAGCCCGACGCCTTCGGACACACCAAGCCCGACACCGTCGGATACGCCAAGCCCCACTCCGTCCGACACGCCGAGCCCGACGCCCTCCGATACGCCGTCTCCGACACCTTCGGATACTCCGTCGCCAACGCCGTCGGATACTCCGTCGCCGACTCCTTCGGATACGCCGAGCCCGACGCCTACGGACACGCCGACGGCGACGCCTTCGGCCACTCCGAGTCCGACTCCGGCGACGCTGGCCGGCGATGCGGATGGCAACAACATCGTGGATCTGTTCGAGCTGAACGCGGTCCTGATCGGCTACCGCGGCCTTGGCCCGGTTCCGCCGAGCGCGGACCTGGATCCTACCGATGGCTCTCTGACCTTGCAGGAAGTCAATGCGGCGATCCTGGCCTATCGGGCGACCGCCTACTGATCCTCCATCGACAACCGAGAACCCTGAAGGGCCGCCGACCTCCGGCGGCCCTTCTTCTATGTCCCGCGCCACGATGAACAGGTCTAGAAACGGCTCGACACCACGCCGACATGGACATTATTCAATCTTCACATCCAGTGACAATCGGACCCATGGGAGGGATCTCTGATGATGTTGGGAATTCGCAAGATGCTCGGCTTCGGCATCGGCTGCTGCGTTCTTGGCGCATCTGTGTGGGCGCAGCCGCTGACAAATGTCAGCGTTGCCCCGACGATCGACGGCAGTGCTGCCGAGTGGGGGGCGATCGGCGTATCCGAAAACACCGGGGCAGTCGTGTCGGCCGGCGTGATCGGTTCTCAATACCAATGGAACGATCCGACCGGCGATGACACCGGCGATGGCGATTACGCTTACCCCGGTGCCAGCTACGATGGAACGGAAGCCGATATCGGCGCGTTCCGGATGAGCTATGATGCGAACAACATCTACTTCCTTCTCGAGGTGGCGGGCGACGCGGAGTTGTACTCCGCCGTCACCACGCGCATGCAAGTCTACATCGATCGCAGCGACATCGCGGGAACCAGCACGACGAACACCGGCTTACACGTCGCGCACTGGCAAACGATCGATTCTGATTTCGATCCGAGCTTTGAGTGGTCCTACGTCGTTTCGAATCGTGGTGGACTTGGTTCGCTCTACGTTTATCAGTGGCCGATCGACACGCCGAGCTATGGCGGCCCAGGCAGCGAATACGAGAGCATCGCGAATGACCTGATCGAAGTGGCGATTCCCTGGTCGGTGCTCGGTGGGTATCCGACTGGACCGATCACGATGAACCTGGTTGTTGGCACCGGTCTCGGAGGGGAGTCCAATTTCACTCCGATCGAGATTCCGTACGGCGGATGCGAAAGCCTGGATGGTTCACAGAGCCAGGATGGTGATGCCGATGTCTTTGATCTGATCGGCGCCGCGCAAGTCGACCAGGAAGCTGACTTGGCCGGCTGTACCGGCGTTGGCGAAGGACGGCCAATCATTACCCATAGCATCGTCAGTGTTCCGCTATACCCACAGCAGAATCTCTCACTCGCCGCCGCGGACATCTTCTGGGCGAATGACTTCGTGCGCGCCTCGTTTTCCGAGCCGGCGACAGTCGCCACCGCCACGGATCCTGCCAATTGGTCGATCGCTGACGCCAATCCCAATGATATCACAGTGACCAACGTGGAAGTTGGTACCGGCACCGAGGAAGACAACCTGTTTCTGACGCTCAGTCGCCCAATCACCGCAGCGGACGAGGCTGCCGGTGTGCGCCTGGTTGCTTCATCCGCTATTGAGGCAGTCTCCGGCGCACCGATGGGGACGCAGAACTCCGATCAACTGGCCTTTGCGGAGATCATCGATGTGACGATCGATGCCTCCGGAAATCGCCAGAACTTCCTGCCCGATCCTTTCATTCGTGGCTCGTGGAACGAGTGGGCGAATCCCGGCTGGCCACTTGCCGACGGAATGGATCCTTATCCGGATGTTCCCGGCGACCAGACCGAGTCGTCCGATATCGCCGGTGACAAAGTCTATCGCGGCCGCGTATTCACGAGCGCTGGGTTGCTCGACCAGTTCGGCGATCCGCAGCGCTACCGGATCGAATCCAATTACGATTTTGGTGGTTTCATGCGACCGTTGAACATCGGTTACTGGGGGAACTCGGCGAACAAGAATTTCGATGGGCTCTGCCAGACCAATTCCATCCTGGTCGTGGATGACATCGACAATCGCGTGATCTGCAACTCGATCGACGTCGAATTGAATCTCGCTATTCCCACTTTCTTCTTCATGGATGAAGCACAAGCCACTACGTCGACCATCTTTGTCGAAGCCGGACCCACATACGGCGGCGACAATGCGATTCCGGACGCCAGCGGCGATCTGCCCGGTGAGCGCGATGTGATGGGTGCGCACGAGATGACCTACGCCGGCAAGGATGCAGACTTCTACTATTACACCACAACGGTGACCTACGAGGCCGGCATGCCCGATGTCTCCGGTTTTCGGTTTGGCGTCCGTGTTCCCGTCTATGGCGATTACCCGGAATATCAGTGGGACTTCACTGCGGCGGAGTATTCGCCGGCGCCGACGAATGTGGACAATTACAGCTACAATGGACACATCCATCGCCTGCACACGACCGCTGGATGGCACTCCTCAGGTCGCGTGCTGAACATGACGTTCAGGGAGCCCAGCTTCGATGTTCCCACCGTCATGCCGGAGCCGCCCATCGGCGACCAGAACGCAGATGGAAAGGTGTCGCTTCTGGAAATCAACGCGGTGCTGATCGGCTTCCGAGGTCTGGGGCCCGTCCCATCCAGCGCCGATCGGAGCCCAATCGACGGTATGCTCAGCGTCGATGAACTGAATGCGGCCATCCTCTCGTACCGCGCCACGGCATACTAAGTCTTTTGATTCCAGCTTCCTATACGCCCCGGCCATCATTTGCGAGAAAGCCGGGGCGGCCTTCTGCCACCAATCCTCCGCCTCGCCCTCAGGGTCTGATCATTGGACGTTACCCGGAATGAAGGCTCGGCGTTGACGCCCCGGTTCGAGTGCTCGACACTTGATAGTTGAGAACTTGTCCCGGCCTCCGGGGCCACAGAATTTCTTGCGCCCCCAACGCCGCCGGGAATAAATGGAACCAAACGACAAGGAAGAGGCGGACAACACGCTTATGAACGCATGGAATGCGAGCTTCAGTCGACGGGCGGTAGTTCGGGCTGCAGCGACACTGGCCCTGCTCGGGATTCTCCTGGCCTTGCCGGTCCTCACGCATGCCGCCAAGATCATCCTCAAGAATGGCGAGGTGATCGAAGGCCACATCATCTCCGAGACTGAACAAATCGTCACCGTCCAGACCTTGAAGCTGACGATACCTCTGGATCGATCACGGATCGCCTCGATCGAGCGAGGCAGCAGCTCGGTCTACGAGAAGCAGATGGGCGACGAAGCGCTCCAGTTGGAGAACTACGAAGAGGCGATCGCACATTATGAGAAAGCGATGGCTCTTGGGGGCAACGGTTCGGAACTGATGGATCTGATCAATCAGGCCCGTCGAGCCCAGGAAGACATCGAGCTGGCTCAATACGCAGATCAAGTCAATGCGGCGCGGAAGCTCCTCGATGACGGAGATATTTCTCACGCCCAGATAGCACTCGAGGAGCTTCAAAGGACGATCCCTGAGACTGAAGAAGCCTACGCGATTGTCCTTCGTCTACTGGCACGCAGCCATTACATGCAGGCCCAGGAACTGCGCGATTCGATCGACTACATCGGTGCCGAGCACCAGCTTCAACTGGCCCGCGAGTTGGATCCGGACAACGCATCCATCTACATCGAGCTGGGAGATCTGAATGCGCTCAGTTCGCGTACGCATCGCCAGGCAATCCAGTATTTCCAGAGAGGGCTTCAGCTTGGCTCGAAGTCACTGACACCTGCCGAGAAGATGCGCGTCGGTTTCCGCCTTGGCGAGTTGTTCCGGACGATCGGCGATCACGCCCGCGCCGTGCATTACTTCCAGATCGTCTACAACATCGATCCTCGCTACAAGCCCCACCTCGAAGAGAACCTCGTCACCGAATACAAGGAATTAGCAGACAGCGCCGAGGCGACCGATCGTTCACGGGCTGTGGAAGCACTGAAGCGTGCTCTTGCCGTTCGTCCGTTCAGTGCAGACCTGCGCTACGCTCTTGCCAATAACCTGCAGCAGATGGACGAGACCGACGCTGCCATCGAGCAATATCAGAGGCTGCTGGAAGTCGATCCAGGGTACCGCCGCGCCAACTACAATCTGGCTCTCTGCTACATGCGCAAAGGCGAGATTCTGAAAGCGCGCGATTCCTTCGAGAAGGAAATCGAGTTCTACCCTTCGCACTACGAATCGCTCGTCGAATTGGGCGACATCGCGATGCGTGCCGGCGACCTTGAAGTTGCCAAGGGGTATTTTGAATCCGCGCACGAAAACGAACCGGAGCGCACGCAGGCGACAATCTCACTGGCAAAGATCGAACGCCAGCTCGAGAATCTGGAAGACTCTCGCGCCCTTGTGCAGGAAGTCCTTCGTCTTTCTCCAAACGATCGTGACGCGAACCTGGAGATGGGGCGCATCCTGCGCGACGAGAAAGACTACCAGGGCGCGACTCGGTTCTTCACGAATGTCGTGAAGCTGCTCGAGAAATCCGATGCAAAGGAATCCGAAGAAGGGCGCCAGTTGATGGCAGATGCCTTGATTGCCCGCGGCGAGGTTCGTCTTCTGACCACAGGCCCTGGTACCGCGACCGGCGACTTCCGGGAAGCGCTCGAAATCTATCCCGACTACGCCGATGCCTACTATAAGATCGGCGAAGCCTATAAGAAGAAGTACGCCTCCTCGAAGACCGTATCGGACTTGAAGAGCGCGGAAGAGAATATGCTGAAGGCACGCGAGATCGATCCGAAGAATCCGGAGTACGCGCTCGGCCTCGGCATTCTCTATCACCAGAGCCTGGCCTCCGCAGACGACGAGAACAAGGCCGAGTACATGGAGAAAGCCGTCAAGAACTACAGAGATTATATTTCGAACGGCGGTCGCGATGCCGATACCGTGCGCAATTGGATCAAGGAATCGGGAGGAGGCCAGTCCTGATGCGACTGTCGCTTCCTTCGAACTTTCTGGCCCGCCCGAGTTTCTCGGCGGGCCTCTTCCTTCTTGGGCTGATTGCGCTCCTTGTCGGTTGTGCGGGACAGAAGTATCCGCCCTACTCGCCACACGAGAATGTGCTATCTATCGCGGCAGAGTTTGAACTTCTTGCCGCCCGCGATCCCTACGAAGATGGCCCTGCAGAAGAGCTGACCGGACAGAACATCGCTCGTGCGACGCTCGTGCGTCTGGCGAATTACCAATCACTGCATCCCGAACGGTTCACACCGGAAGTGGCAGTGTTGAAGGCGCGCGCGTACGAGTGGCTCGGCGATCTGGAGAGCGCGCGCGCGAACTACGCCGACGCGGCCGAGTTCGACACTGAATTGCGCGATGAATGTCTGCGTCGCATCGATGTTCTCGATGAACTGATCGCAACCAGTCGCCTCGCCTTGCCCGGCGCCAGCCTGGAACAGTACATCCTGGATCTTCGCACGCAGGCAAAGGCCTACGCCGATTACGCCACACAAACGGAAGACCCTTTTGCGGCAGCACTGGCACGTCGCGCGGCGGAGCAGGCCGAGGTCGACCGAGCGGAGCTCCTTGCGTCGAATCGTTGGATTCTTCCGGATGGCGAGAACCAGGCGCTCGAAGCTCTGAACGATCTCGTCAACGATCACCGCCGATCGTGTCGAGCCCTTGAGCACGCACTTCGCCTCGCGCGATTCCATCGGAGTCTGGCAGAGGAAGAACTGCGTCTTCATCCCCCCACGACGCTCGGTTTCGATGCCGATCGATTCGCCGAGAATCTGAATCGCGCGCGCGACATTCTGTATCGCGTCAGCCAGGCGGACGGCCGACCGGAACGATTACTCGCCTCGCATGAATTGGATACGGTGATTGCGCTGGGTGAACTGACCGCTGCTCAGGCAGATTGATCAAACGATTCCCGCAAACGCATCGTAGGTCTTCCGGGCGCATTCCGGCCACGTATAGAGCCGCGCGCGTTCGAGTCCGCGCGCACGGTACTCGCGCCGCAGCGCCGGATCGCTCCAGAAGCGCTTCAAGCCCGACGACATATCTTCGACATTCCAGGGATCGACAAGAATCGCCGCTTCGCCGGCGATCTCCGCCATTGACGAGCAGTTGCTCGTCACAACCGGCGTG comes from the bacterium genome and includes:
- a CDS encoding septum formation initiator family protein, which produces MMRWRLVIWATLALLLAVGAFSLLLAPSLTDMHRAKVHYAEARENLEAVDLQQKVLENQVTALRTHIDSIELGARREYRLIKPGEKLEILQVQQ
- a CDS encoding S8 family serine peptidase — translated: MLRKAWRRSALTILVVVAAAAAVAGQTITLKPTLTKEGIEQGIKLPEMQVTSNRVPSSISVGDFYMVDGKSVQLERADSEIAIQYGSRASLEKHYPALESSRALGDFDTVGRFHPKGVAIVQDRPGGKGMKARGAAELKALAEAQPGVEFVLPVYVNPTDKKRMIATDELSICLEKGSSTDLLEKGLARIGGVIFEKSSADYADIYHARLDNPLRNSPLDVSVEISSWPGVEWAEPNFIREMEFYYTPNDPLFSQQQYLHNTGANGAVSDADIDAPEAWDTTTGSSSIVIAIIDDGVDESHTDMNFDANGYDFYNSDSDPSPTGTDGHGTGCAGVAAAIGNNSYRTAGTAPGCTILAVKVADGSFGTNTIIANGIDHAATYADVLSNSWGGGSSSSEINTAITNAATNGRGGLGCPVFFASGNSASTWYQGGGRYRFSTSGLVGDFYYAFRYLKDVNTSSGSDLARVDNVCLIGSDEYTHTWRQDFEGSFPPTGWTLANSGSTNNWYRSSTDALVGTGGTYSATSGSISDSQWCELRTPLMTLTGAETFAFAASVSSEYNYDGLQVYVYDSSWGQLGYYGLLSGVPSVNTAVSYPASQADAIAVGSATDNDYRSSYSEYGSNLDFVAPSNGGWNDVWTLDPTGTVGWTSTDYKPNFGGTSSASPTAAGVAALMLSANGALTGSQVRTYMRDSCDEIGGVTYVGGFHNEYGYGRINANAAVALALAAPSPTPTPTPFCDAIPYTEGFEAGAVGAEWTISGTNTYRTQVTTANTPNSGSYHLTMDSTTNGSYARNEATLCVDLAGYENVVVQYYAKEFGDEADSTTSPFTGGADFDGLAMSGDGGTTWYVINDHTTLGSSYALQTVDLDAAIASAGISYSSEFKLRWNQYDNYQITTDGVAFDDISITGNVIQTPTPTPTPSDTPTATPSDTPSPTPSDTPSPTPSDTPSPTPSDTPSPTPSATPSPTPVPVPGDEDGDGEVHLLELNAVLLGFRGLGAVPASADIDPTDGVISLAELNAVILAYRATP
- a CDS encoding tetratricopeptide repeat protein; the protein is MEPNDKEEADNTLMNAWNASFSRRAVVRAAATLALLGILLALPVLTHAAKIILKNGEVIEGHIISETEQIVTVQTLKLTIPLDRSRIASIERGSSSVYEKQMGDEALQLENYEEAIAHYEKAMALGGNGSELMDLINQARRAQEDIELAQYADQVNAARKLLDDGDISHAQIALEELQRTIPETEEAYAIVLRLLARSHYMQAQELRDSIDYIGAEHQLQLARELDPDNASIYIELGDLNALSSRTHRQAIQYFQRGLQLGSKSLTPAEKMRVGFRLGELFRTIGDHARAVHYFQIVYNIDPRYKPHLEENLVTEYKELADSAEATDRSRAVEALKRALAVRPFSADLRYALANNLQQMDETDAAIEQYQRLLEVDPGYRRANYNLALCYMRKGEILKARDSFEKEIEFYPSHYESLVELGDIAMRAGDLEVAKGYFESAHENEPERTQATISLAKIERQLENLEDSRALVQEVLRLSPNDRDANLEMGRILRDEKDYQGATRFFTNVVKLLEKSDAKESEEGRQLMADALIARGEVRLLTTGPGTATGDFREALEIYPDYADAYYKIGEAYKKKYASSKTVSDLKSAEENMLKAREIDPKNPEYALGLGILYHQSLASADDENKAEYMEKAVKNYRDYISNGGRDADTVRNWIKESGGGQS
- a CDS encoding proprotein convertase P-domain-containing protein, whose product is MPQRDFRKLAIGLFATVGLAASLALAVDPSYIDPEAGTVIKDQRETAQPDWVAEMLARPHDSKKIARDNGVDWCQTEAHFLRDNHMTEALRACATEGPCDTPATRDGYIPGPGDPVRVINVRFHVFRRDNGSGATATAQDCADQIAQMNADYGPYNIQFAYTYGFVDDTTYRDFADSEEIAMKNAYADSPSTQLNVYVVNIQAGYLGVGTFAWEPDALSAQGGLIVDDNYFGAGEKTMTHEVGHCLGLWHTHHGVSEVTACSDCWERADGLNGDTTGDFCDDTPPTPVNYNCADPGGTDSCSGVAWGTTAPENYMGYADDACYSEFTPKQAGRMHCWIASTLWSWDSTAPSPTPSPTPSPTPTPGPGQPQYCQSPSLPLVDGGSTFTEFTILDNGIISDLDAYVNLDHSYIGDLTLTLTHVDTGTAVVIIDRPGYTTSGYGCAGSDIVATLDDEAGSPVEDQCDTGTTAIFGTFSPNNPLSAFDGEDINGTWRLTIADAVTPDSGILNEWCLNVTYSSVTPTPTPTDTPSPTPTDTPSPTPSDTPSPTPSDTPSPTPSDTPSPTPSDTPSPTPSDTPSPTPSDTPSPTPSDTPSPTPSDTPSPTPSDTPSPTPTDTPTATPSATPSPTPATLAGDADGNNIVDLFELNAVLIGYRGLGPVPPSADLDPTDGSLTLQEVNAAILAYRATAY